A stretch of DNA from Nonlabens ponticola:
GGATGTCTTTATCTGACGTTCAATGCCGTATTTCTCAAAAATAGGAGTCTTGGGATTATGATACTTTACAATATTCTCTTTGTGTGGAGCAATGGTTTTTAAGTAGTCTTTGATCTCATTACTTACTTCCTCGTCATCAACGATGATAGAAGTATAGCTGTCGTTAAAGACATCTCTCATAAGTGAGTTGGTACGACTTACTTCGGTCATGACTTTGGTTGGGTACTTTGCGCGGTTCAATTTACTGCACATGTTTTCCCATCGTGTCATGAGGTTTGTTAGATCCTGATCCAGTTCTGCTACTAGTTTACCTTGAGCGACTGTACGTACGATGACGCCAAATCCTTCAGGTTTAATGCTTTTTACAAGTCTTTTAAGTCTGCTCTTTTCTTCTCTATCCTCGATCTTTTGTGAGATAGAGATACGGTCTGAAAAGGGTACGAGTACCACATATCTTCCAGGTATGGACAGCTCTGCACTTAAGCGAGGTCCTTTGGTAGAAATAGGTTCTTTTACCACTTGCACGAGTACGGGTTGGTTTGCCGCGACGACATCACTTATAGAGCCGTGTTTCTCGAGTTCTTTCTCGACCTTGATGTCCTTGAGAGCAAAGTTTTTGCGTCTACCGCCTATAACTTGCTTAGTGAATTTAAGTTGTGTGAGGTATCTAGGTCCTAGATCGTGATAGTGTAAAAAACCATCTTTCTCGTATCCTACATCAACAAATGATGCGTTGAGGCCTGAAAGTACCTTGCGTGTTTTAGAAATAAATATATCGCTTACCGCAAACTTATTTTCATCTTCATCTTTATGTAATTCAACCAGCCTACCACCTTTGGTAAGGGCATAGTCAATCTTTGTAGCACCGGAACGGATAATAATTTCTTTATCCATGATTCCAATTATTTACTCATACCTACTGGATTCAATAAGTATGATTGTTATACATATAGTCGGGTAAGTTCATATAAAAATGACTTACCACTCAAACGAGTTGTCATATGCAACCCTATGTCAAAGAACAAAATAGAAAAAGTAGTCCTAGACTACTTTTTCTTCTTGTGACGATTAGCGCGACGACGCTTTTTACGTTTGTGGGTCGCTACCTTATGTCTTTTTCTTTTTTTACCGCTTGGCATATCTCTTATATTTTACTTTACTTTTACGTTTGATTTCACACCTTCAACAAACACCTTTGCTGGTTTGAATGCTGGAATATTGTGTGCTGGTATTTTAATTGTTGTATTCTTAGAAATGTTGCGTCCTGTCTTTTCAGCTCTCGTTTTAACGATAAAGCTTCCAAAACCGCGCAGGTAAACGTTCTCTCCAGTTTCTAGAGATCCTTTCACTTCGTCCATAAAAGATTCAACAGCCGCCTGAACTTCGGTCTTCTCCATTCCCAGTTTGTCTGAAATCTTTGATACGATATCTGCTTTAGTCATTGTTTACTGTTTAATTTTGTGTTGTTAGGGTATTTGAAACAGGGCGCAAAGATACGTTATTAACATAAATTCACGATCCCTAATTGATTAAATTTTAAGAAGATATAAATCGCACCTGCTTGAAAATCACCACCTTTAATTTTTCTGACACGATACGATCATGGTACGAGATCCATAAAAGGGACTTGCCGTGGCGTGATACTCGTGATCCATATCCTATCTGGCTTAGTGAGATTATTTTACAGCAAACCCGCGTCAATCAAGGGCTACCATACTTTGAGAGGTTTATAGAGGCGTTTCCTACCGTACAGAATCTAGCTGCCGCTAGTCAAGAAGAAGTGCTCAAATTATGGCAAGGTTTGGGATACTACTCTAGAGCGCGAAACCTACACACCGCAGCGCAACAAATTGCTGATCGCCGAGGAATTTTCCCGGATAATTTCAAGGGATTACTCGATTTGAAAGGAGTAGGTAGCTATACGGCGGCGGCAATAGCGAGCTTTGCCTATGATGAACCAGTTGCTGTTGTTGACGGTAACGTATATCGCGTGCTCTCAAGATATTATGGTATTGATGATCCCATTAATGAGACGATGGGCATAAAGAAATTCCAGAAGCTAGCTAATGAAGTACTGGATCCCAAACATGCGGCACAGCACAATCAGGCGATAATGGAATTTGGTGCACTGCAGTGCGTGCCGTCCAGTCCAGACTGCAAGGTTTGCCCTTTAATTAATACATGCAAGGCTTATCAAACGGGTCAGGTAGATCAATTGCCTGTAAAGATCAAAAAAACCAAGGTTCTCAACCTGCATCATCATTATCTGGTCGCCATCACGCCTAGTGGTAGGACGATCTTGGTGCAACGCCCGCAAACTGGTATCTGGGCTGGATTATATGAATTTCCGTTTATTGAATCTAATGGTGCAATGCTGCCTCAAGAAATTACAGGACATGATGTTTTTAAAGATGTTTTTGGGCGATTACGCTTTCGCGAAAGCATATACAACCAACAACCTATCCTGCATAAATTGAGTCACCGTAAGATTCATGCCTACTTCTGGATTATTGAGGTGGACGAGGAATTAGATGATGCGGTTACCGTGAACGAAATGCTCAAGAAACCTGTGCACGTGCTCATGGAACGATTTATCAAAGCTTACTGGAAACTAAAGAAATAGCACGATCAACTCAGGTGGCAATTTTCTATATTTGTAGACTTTTTAAACTCCAATACAAGACTAATTATGGCAGGTACATTAAATAAGGTGATGCTCATAGGGCATACTGGCGACGAGGTAAAAATGAAATATTTTGAAGGTGGTAACTCCATAGGTCGTTTCCCGCTTGCTACTAATGAGGAGTATGTGAACCGCACCACTGGCGAGCGCGTGTCAAATACCGAGTGGCACAATTGTGTTGTGCGCAACAAGGCTGCCGAGGTTTGTGAAAAGTACTTACATAAAGGCGACAAGGTCTATATAGAAGGTCGCATAAAGAGTCGTCAATGGACTACTGAGGACGGCCAACAACGCTACACGACTGAGATACAGGTGCAGGAATTTACATTCCTAACACCTAAGGGTGATAGCAATAATACGAGCAACTCTAATGCGCAGCAGCCCTCAAGACCTGCTGTCAACGCGGCACCAGCTCAAAGCGCTCAAACTGCATCCACACCAGCACAAAATGTGGAAGAAGAGGACGATCTACCCTTTTAATCATCCTATAACTATATAGAAAGCCATTGGATCCTGACCCTGCGCATTTATTGCAATTATCATTGATGATGCAACCACAAGACATTATCTATCTGGTTGTATTTATACTATTGTTACTGTCCAGCGCGCTCATAAGTGGCGCTGAAGTCGCTCTATTCTCATTAAGTAATAGCGTCCTTGAAGAGGGAAATCCAGATTTTCCCAAGCGTAATATGGTTGCGAAGCTACTGGATAGACCTAAAAAGCTGCTCGCGACCATCTTGATTGCCAATAATGCGATCAATATTACATCAGTGCTCATTTTCAGCATTCTGGCAGAATCTTGGTTTGTGTCGATTACTAATCCCGTAGTACAATTTACTCTAGAGGTAGTTTTGGTTACCTTTTTAATTCTGCTATTTGGAGAGATTTTTCCAAAGGTATATGCTAATAGAAACCCAGTAGGTTTTGCAAACTTTATGGCGATACCGCTTAACGTTCTTGACAAGCTCTTTAGTTTTTTGAGCTTGCCTATGAGATACGTCACGTTACAGATTCAGGATCGATTGGGTTCCAAAAAATCAAATATTACCGTATCTCAATTATCGCAAGCATTAGAACTTACTGACGAGAATGATACTACTGATGAAGAGCAGCAACTACTGCAAGGGATTGTAAGCTTTGGTAACACAGATACTAAAAATGTGATGCGCAATCGTACCGATGTTTTTGCGCTTGATGAAACCCTAGAGTTCAAAGAAATCATACCACAAGTAGTTGATAAGGGTTATTCCCGTATTCCTGTTTTTAAGGAAAGTATTGATAACATTACAGGAATACTCTATGTTAAAGATCTATTGCCGTACATAGATCGCAAGAATTATGACTGGACTAAGTTATTGAGAGACGTGTACTTTGTACCAGAGAATAAAAAGCTGGACGACTTGTTACAGGACTTTCAGGATCAGAAAAAACACCTTGCCATAGTTGTAGATGAGTATGGTGGTACAAGTGGATTGATCTCACTAGAAGATATTATTGAAGAGATTGTAGGTGATATAAGCGATGAGTTTGATGATGAGGATGTGATCTATTCAAAGCTTGATGATCGCAATTATGTTTTTGAAGGGAAAACCTCACTTAAAGATTTTTATAGAATCACCGCTATTAGTGAGGAGCAGCAACAACTTTTTGAAGATGTAAAAGGTGAGTCAGAAACGCTGGCCGGATTTTTACTGGAACAAACCGGACAATTTCCTCGTAAATTAGACAAAGTAGTATTTGAGAATTATGTCTTCCTCGTTGAAGCCATGGATCAAAAACGAATCAAGCAAATAAAATGCACCACTCCATAAAACTTATTGGATTCCTATTGGCGCTTGTAGTCATGGCTAGCTGCAATGATCAAGATGTCTTGCCCAAACCTGATGCGATGCTGGCGCTGGATTACAACCAGGCAACCTATAAAAATTTAAAAACAGATTGTCCGTTTTCCCTACAGATCAATGAGGAATCAAATGCTGATCCCCAACCAGATTGTGCCACGGTAGTCAACTATCCAGATATAGATGCCACCTTGTTTCTCAATTACCGGCCTGTAGAGTCTAATTTGAGAGAGTTGCTTATCGATGGTCAAAAATTATCATACGCACACAATCAAATGGCTGATGGTATTACGGAGCGTCCCTATGTCAATCCAGAACAAAAAGTGTACGGTATGTTATACGAGGTACAAGGTAACGCAGCATCAAATGCACAGTTTTATGTTACTGATAGTGTACAGCATTTCTTGACAGCCTCGCTTTACTTTAATATTGAGCCTAATTATGACAGCATTTTACCAGCGCTGGATTATGTACAACAAGATATGATCAAGATGATGGAATCACTGCAGTGGAAAACGAATAACAACAAAAACGAAAACTAAATTCAATTACCGATGAAAAAATTCAACTTAATACTCTTATTAGCTTTATTCTCTATATCGTTATCGTGTACGAGCGACGATGATAATGATGATGACAACAATATTGGAGAGAACTTTTTTACTTTAGGTGATGATGACTACGCTCTAACACAAGGATTCATAGAAGATTATGGAGATAACGGTAATGATAGTTATGACTTTGACATCACTCTTCTGGGTGATGGTTTTGAAGTTGACTTTGATAGTGAGGAAATAAGAGGAAAAGGCGATGCTATCTACTTAGACCTCAATAGCGATGATATGGAAGATCTATCTGATGGGACATACGTTTTTGCCCAAGATCGTGATAGCTTTACTCTTGTAGATGCTGCTGTTATCATAGATTATGATATCCAGGAAGAAACGGGAACGCAGTTAGCAGTCATTGGTGGTGAGGTGATTCTTTCTAAATCTGGAAATGATTATGATATTACCTTTGATCTGGATACTCAAGATAGAAGAACTGTCACAGGATCATATAGAGGATCTCTTAGTAGGCTATAATTTTTGACTTCAAATAGTGGCGCTGCAACATTGTGGCGCCATTTAGATAAACGTTGTTACCATGGATGATTCTAAATTAAAGTACGTTTATCTAGTTACCCTGAGCATAATTTGGGGTAGTTCTTTTATTCTTATTAAAAAGGCGTTGGGTCAAGACGGTAATGGCAATCTGGTACTGGAACCATTGCAGCTGGGTGCGTTGCGCACCATGATTTCAGGCACTATACTGATTGCTATAGGATGGAAATCTTTCTCCAAAACCAAGCGCAAGGACTGGCCATGGCTGGCACTTTCTGGATTGCTGGGCACTTTCTTTCCTGCATTTTTGTTTGCCTACGCACAAACTGAAATCGATAGCGCCATTAGTGCCATACTCAACTCTACCGTACCGTTGATCACCTTGATTCTAGGCGCGATAGTTTTTGGGATAGGCTTTTCAAAAAAGCAATTATTAGGTGTTATCATAGGACTAAC
This window harbors:
- a CDS encoding single-stranded DNA-binding protein, whose translation is MAGTLNKVMLIGHTGDEVKMKYFEGGNSIGRFPLATNEEYVNRTTGERVSNTEWHNCVVRNKAAEVCEKYLHKGDKVYIEGRIKSRQWTTEDGQQRYTTEIQVQEFTFLTPKGDSNNTSNSNAQQPSRPAVNAAPAQSAQTASTPAQNVEEEDDLPF
- a CDS encoding gliding motility-associated protein GldE, with protein sequence MDPDPAHLLQLSLMMQPQDIIYLVVFILLLLSSALISGAEVALFSLSNSVLEEGNPDFPKRNMVAKLLDRPKKLLATILIANNAINITSVLIFSILAESWFVSITNPVVQFTLEVVLVTFLILLFGEIFPKVYANRNPVGFANFMAIPLNVLDKLFSFLSLPMRYVTLQIQDRLGSKKSNITVSQLSQALELTDENDTTDEEQQLLQGIVSFGNTDTKNVMRNRTDVFALDETLEFKEIIPQVVDKGYSRIPVFKESIDNITGILYVKDLLPYIDRKNYDWTKLLRDVYFVPENKKLDDLLQDFQDQKKHLAIVVDEYGGTSGLISLEDIIEEIVGDISDEFDDEDVIYSKLDDRNYVFEGKTSLKDFYRITAISEEQQQLFEDVKGESETLAGFLLEQTGQFPRKLDKVVFENYVFLVEAMDQKRIKQIKCTTP
- the gldD gene encoding gliding motility lipoprotein GldD, with product MHHSIKLIGFLLALVVMASCNDQDVLPKPDAMLALDYNQATYKNLKTDCPFSLQINEESNADPQPDCATVVNYPDIDATLFLNYRPVESNLRELLIDGQKLSYAHNQMADGITERPYVNPEQKVYGMLYEVQGNAASNAQFYVTDSVQHFLTASLYFNIEPNYDSILPALDYVQQDMIKMMESLQWKTNNNKNEN
- a CDS encoding HU family DNA-binding protein translates to MTKADIVSKISDKLGMEKTEVQAAVESFMDEVKGSLETGENVYLRGFGSFIVKTRAEKTGRNISKNTTIKIPAHNIPAFKPAKVFVEGVKSNVKVK
- the mutY gene encoding A/G-specific adenine glycosylase produces the protein MKITTFNFSDTIRSWYEIHKRDLPWRDTRDPYPIWLSEIILQQTRVNQGLPYFERFIEAFPTVQNLAAASQEEVLKLWQGLGYYSRARNLHTAAQQIADRRGIFPDNFKGLLDLKGVGSYTAAAIASFAYDEPVAVVDGNVYRVLSRYYGIDDPINETMGIKKFQKLANEVLDPKHAAQHNQAIMEFGALQCVPSSPDCKVCPLINTCKAYQTGQVDQLPVKIKKTKVLNLHHHYLVAITPSGRTILVQRPQTGIWAGLYEFPFIESNGAMLPQEITGHDVFKDVFGRLRFRESIYNQQPILHKLSHRKIHAYFWIIEVDEELDDAVTVNEMLKKPVHVLMERFIKAYWKLKK
- a CDS encoding Rne/Rng family ribonuclease, which gives rise to MDKEIIIRSGATKIDYALTKGGRLVELHKDEDENKFAVSDIFISKTRKVLSGLNASFVDVGYEKDGFLHYHDLGPRYLTQLKFTKQVIGGRRKNFALKDIKVEKELEKHGSISDVVAANQPVLVQVVKEPISTKGPRLSAELSIPGRYVVLVPFSDRISISQKIEDREEKSRLKRLVKSIKPEGFGVIVRTVAQGKLVAELDQDLTNLMTRWENMCSKLNRAKYPTKVMTEVSRTNSLMRDVFNDSYTSIIVDDEEVSNEIKDYLKTIAPHKENIVKYHNPKTPIFEKYGIERQIKTSFGRTVSMSKGAYLVIEHTEAMHVIDVNSGNRSNKADSQEGTALETNMIAASEIARQLRLRDMGGIIVVDFIDMRKAENRKKLYEHMRDEMSEDRAKHKILPPSKFGLIQITRQRVRQEVNIKTREENPDGDGSGEIQAPILVIQKITEDLERHLKAGKKKIALHAHPFVAAFITKGYPSVRSKWFMKHKKWIKVVPRDAYTYLEYHFTDIKGEQL